A window of Candidatus Jettenia caeni contains these coding sequences:
- a CDS encoding nicotinic acid mononucleotide adenylyltransferase encodes MDIGIFGGSFNPIHIGHLIVAEEVFQQQRLSKVVFIPTGISPHKESIDLIHSSHRYHMVKQAISDNDHFEISDLEIKRSGKSYTIDTVKTLKGIYGEKQNLYLIIGSDMLHEINTWKDIDILSSLCRFVVVNRFPVPINEDSHKSHVPLTKEKSYNFSLMRDEAEFKNKEKKEIERLKVMIPSIGISSTEIRERLRDGRSIRYLVPRCVEEYIKAHNLYRKNPAGFIEYK; translated from the coding sequence ATGGATATCGGTATATTTGGTGGATCGTTTAACCCAATCCATATAGGTCATTTAATTGTTGCAGAAGAAGTATTTCAGCAGCAAAGATTATCGAAAGTGGTATTTATCCCTACCGGTATATCTCCGCATAAAGAATCAATCGATTTAATACATTCTTCTCATAGATATCACATGGTAAAACAGGCTATAAGCGATAACGATCATTTTGAGATTTCTGATTTGGAAATTAAACGGTCAGGAAAATCCTATACGATAGATACCGTAAAAACTCTTAAAGGGATATATGGGGAGAAACAGAACTTATATCTGATTATTGGATCAGATATGCTGCATGAGATAAATACCTGGAAAGACATTGATATACTTTCCAGCTTGTGCCGTTTTGTCGTGGTTAATCGTTTCCCGGTACCAATAAACGAAGATTCCCATAAATCCCATGTACCCCTTACCAAAGAGAAATCTTACAACTTTTCCCTTATGAGGGATGAGGCGGAGTTCAAAAATAAAGAGAAAAAAGAAATCGAAAGACTAAAAGTCATGATCCCATCCATTGGGATATCCTCTACCGAAATCAGGGAACGATTACGGGACGGGCGTAGTATACGATATTTGGTTCCCCGATGCGTGGAAGAGTATATTAAAGCACATAATTTATATAGAAAAAATCCCGCCGGGTTTATTGAATATAAATAA
- a CDS encoding formate/nitrite transporter translates to MLYTGNVDAIAAMSLKKSTAMKHSLVGFLTLSVVAGFFIGFGVLLMVVAAAPVAALNPGIGKIVGGAVFPIALILVVIAGAELFTGYNLLILKGTFRGTVSLGDSMLGWFWTYVGNLGGSLIFALLIYMSGVFAPDPWHTFLNKAATYKCNAPWWELFFRGIFCNWLVCLGIWSCFRVTSDSAKIMMCWWVLFCFVTTGMEHSVANMTFLTIANLLPHDPAMISWGKMFGWNLVAVTLGNIVGGSFFVTFLYWFATAMDEKGARKLEALKATTGTQESLKPPKMEEEIKDIRVKMKQ, encoded by the coding sequence ATGTTATATACTGGAAATGTAGATGCAATTGCAGCGATGTCTCTCAAGAAATCTACGGCAATGAAGCATAGTCTGGTAGGTTTTTTGACGCTTTCTGTAGTAGCTGGTTTTTTTATTGGATTTGGTGTCCTTCTTATGGTTGTTGCGGCTGCTCCTGTTGCAGCGTTAAATCCCGGAATCGGTAAAATAGTTGGAGGAGCTGTATTTCCTATCGCTTTGATATTAGTAGTTATTGCTGGAGCTGAGTTGTTTACCGGATATAATTTACTGATACTGAAAGGTACTTTCAGAGGTACCGTATCACTTGGCGATTCAATGTTGGGCTGGTTTTGGACGTATGTAGGTAACCTGGGTGGGTCACTGATTTTTGCGCTTTTAATTTATATGTCTGGCGTATTTGCCCCTGATCCATGGCACACATTTTTGAACAAGGCTGCTACCTATAAGTGCAATGCGCCGTGGTGGGAATTGTTTTTCAGGGGTATTTTTTGTAACTGGCTTGTATGTTTAGGTATATGGAGCTGCTTTAGAGTTACCAGCGACAGCGCCAAGATAATGATGTGTTGGTGGGTTTTGTTCTGCTTTGTTACTACAGGCATGGAACACAGTGTAGCGAATATGACGTTTTTGACGATTGCGAACTTACTGCCTCACGATCCTGCGATGATCTCATGGGGTAAGATGTTTGGGTGGAACCTCGTTGCGGTTACCCTTGGGAATATCGTGGGTGGTAGTTTCTTCGTCACGTTCCTCTATTGGTTTGCCACCGCGATGGATGAAAAAGGGGCAAGGAAATTAGAGGCTTTAAAGGCTACTACCGGAACCCAAGAATCATTAAAGCCACCGAAAATGGAAGAAGAGATTAAGGATATTAGGGTGAAGATGAAGCAATAG
- a CDS encoding putative nucleotide-binding protein translates to MAEMHSFDIVCKVEMHEVNNAVDQAKKQLAVRYDFKGSKSSVALNNDNSITLIADDDYKMRSLTEILQDKLEKRGIPLKSLNVGEPENALGGTIRQVITFQSGIPMEKAKELVKFIKGLKLKIQAQIQEDKVRITGQKIDDLQSVMKAIKDQNYDFAMQFVNYK, encoded by the coding sequence ATGGCAGAAATGCATTCGTTTGATATTGTATGTAAGGTAGAAATGCACGAGGTAAATAATGCGGTTGATCAGGCCAAAAAGCAGCTTGCAGTAAGATATGACTTTAAAGGAAGTAAATCTTCTGTTGCATTAAACAATGATAATTCTATAACATTAATTGCCGATGACGACTACAAGATGAGGAGTTTAACAGAGATTTTACAAGACAAGCTTGAAAAGAGGGGCATTCCCTTAAAATCGCTTAACGTTGGCGAGCCAGAAAATGCATTAGGCGGTACTATTCGGCAGGTTATTACGTTTCAGTCAGGCATTCCTATGGAAAAGGCCAAAGAACTGGTAAAATTTATTAAGGGATTGAAACTGAAAATTCAGGCCCAAATTCAGGAAGATAAGGTCCGTATAACAGGGCAAAAGATAGACGATCTCCAGTCAGTTATGAAGGCAATTAAAGACCAAAATTACGATTTTGCTATGCAGTTTGTAAATTATAAATAG
- a CDS encoding nitrogen regulator produces the protein MKKIEAIVRTEMFDSIKDALSELGYPGMTVTMVKGHGNQKGIVETWRGKMFRIDLLSKIKIEITVKDTDVENIVNTIVQKSQTGNMGDGKIFISHIENVYRVRTKESGEIAI, from the coding sequence ATGAAGAAGATAGAAGCAATCGTTAGAACGGAAATGTTTGATAGTATCAAGGATGCATTATCAGAATTGGGTTATCCGGGAATGACGGTAACGATGGTAAAAGGACACGGGAATCAAAAAGGTATCGTTGAAACGTGGCGTGGAAAAATGTTTCGGATTGACCTCCTGTCCAAGATTAAAATCGAAATAACGGTCAAAGATACTGATGTTGAAAATATTGTAAACACGATTGTCCAAAAATCCCAAACCGGAAATATGGGTGATGGAAAGATATTTATTTCCCATATAGAAAATGTTTATCGTGTTCGAACCAAGGAGTCAGGTGAAATTGCAATCTAA